The following coding sequences lie in one Methanothermobacter sp. MT-2 genomic window:
- a CDS encoding 2-oxoglutarate synthase, subunit gamma — protein MRREIRIAGFGGQGVVLAGIVIGKAASLYDGLHAVQTQSYGPEARGGASRSEVVISDKEIDYPKVRKPDIFVAMSHEALITYLDDLKKGATLIADPDMIKEEEIKDFIKKKKIKYYKAPATRTAKEKIGIPIVANMVMIGAFTKATGVISKKAAKKAIEASVPPGTEKKNLEAFEAGKKILERGDPI, from the coding sequence GTGAGAAGGGAGATCAGGATCGCGGGTTTCGGAGGTCAAGGTGTTGTATTAGCAGGTATAGTTATAGGGAAAGCTGCGAGTTTATATGATGGACTCCATGCTGTACAAACACAATCCTATGGACCAGAAGCAAGAGGTGGCGCATCAAGATCCGAAGTAGTTATAAGTGACAAGGAAATAGATTATCCAAAAGTGCGAAAACCAGACATATTCGTGGCAATGTCCCATGAAGCCCTCATAACCTACCTAGACGATCTAAAGAAAGGAGCTACACTCATAGCCGACCCCGACATGATCAAAGAAGAAGAAATAAAAGATTTCATCAAAAAGAAAAAGATAAAATATTATAAAGCCCCGGCGACTAGAACAGCAAAGGAAAAAATAGGCATCCCCATAGTCGCTAACATGGTAATGATAGGAGCCTTCACCAAAGCCACTGGGGTTATCAGCAAAAAGGCGGCTAAAAAAGCGATAGAAGCTAGTGTGCCACCCGGCACAGAAAAGAAAAACCTTGAAGCATTCGAGGCCGGGAAGAAAATCCTAGAAAGGGGAGATCCAATATGA
- a CDS encoding succinyl-CoA synthetase, beta subunit: MKFYEYNAKEIFKKEGIPTPKGGVARTPDEVEKIAKRLGKPVAIKSQILTGGRGKAGGIKFAENPESAYKISGELLSSPIRGETVEMVLVEEKIPIEREFYIGIIVDRTMKKPLIMASSEGGVEIEELAREHPEKIVKYYINPLEEFLPYEAREIARKMGMQGKLIGQVGGIIWRLYNLFKKYDALLAEINPLVLSKDNLIAVDAKLEVDDDAIFRHPELREQEEYESSEFAFVKLDGNIAVIGNGAGLTLTAMDLIKLQGGEPATFLDIGGGASPDIIKKALNLVISYPDVDVVFLNVLGGITRADDVAKGVVEALKDADRDVPLVIRLTGTNEEEGQRILKEAGIPFETSLEKAAAKAVEIARGL, encoded by the coding sequence ATGAAGTTTTATGAATACAATGCCAAGGAAATTTTCAAAAAAGAAGGCATACCTACACCCAAAGGAGGAGTGGCCAGGACCCCTGATGAAGTTGAAAAAATAGCTAAAAGATTGGGTAAACCAGTAGCTATAAAATCACAGATACTCACAGGGGGTAGAGGCAAAGCAGGCGGGATAAAATTCGCTGAAAACCCAGAAAGCGCATATAAAATCAGTGGAGAACTTTTATCCTCTCCTATTAGGGGAGAGACTGTAGAGATGGTTCTTGTAGAGGAGAAAATCCCAATTGAAAGAGAATTCTATATCGGCATCATAGTGGACAGGACAATGAAAAAACCACTTATAATGGCAAGTAGCGAAGGCGGTGTTGAAATAGAAGAATTAGCCCGTGAACATCCAGAAAAAATCGTTAAATATTACATTAACCCCCTTGAGGAATTCTTACCCTATGAGGCCAGGGAGATCGCCAGGAAAATGGGAATGCAAGGCAAACTTATAGGCCAAGTAGGTGGTATAATCTGGAGATTATATAATCTCTTCAAAAAATATGATGCACTACTCGCTGAAATAAACCCTCTCGTCCTATCCAAGGATAACCTGATCGCAGTGGATGCTAAGCTCGAAGTTGATGATGACGCAATCTTCAGACACCCTGAACTCAGGGAACAGGAAGAGTATGAATCCAGTGAATTTGCCTTTGTTAAACTGGATGGGAACATTGCAGTTATAGGTAATGGTGCTGGGCTTACATTAACGGCAATGGATCTTATAAAACTTCAGGGCGGAGAACCCGCCACATTCTTAGATATAGGTGGGGGTGCATCCCCAGATATTATAAAGAAGGCCCTTAACCTTGTAATTTCATATCCTGATGTTGATGTTGTTTTCCTAAATGTCCTTGGTGGTATAACAAGAGCCGATGACGTGGCAAAGGGTGTTGTAGAAGCTTTAAAAGACGCTGATAGGGACGTGCCCCTCGTAATAAGACTCACAGGCACTAATGAGGAGGAGGGTCAGAGAATCCTCAAAGAAGCGGGGATACCCTTTGAAACGTCACTTGAAAAGGCCGCTGCGAAGGCTGTTGAAATTGCAAGGGGATTATAG